A single window of Sporosarcina sp. FSL W7-1349 DNA harbors:
- a CDS encoding DMT family transporter, producing the protein MSKIFSKTTIALLLLIFFWGASWSVYKMALPYTPPLLFAGMRALIGGLLLAAFVFAKRSEIQWRRHWKKYVISAIFNSILFFGLQTVGLIYLPGGLFSVLVYFQPVLLGIFAWLWLGEYMAPVKILGLFVGFIGIIIVSLDGLHVHISVIGVVLGLLTALCWALGTVYVKKVSREINAFWMVAMQSIIGGSVLLGVGSITESWSAIEWNIPVLVGIGYGATFGIPISYVIYYTLVNAGEASKVGSFTFLVPIIAVFIGTVFFGEPLTFTLLIGLALVGLSIYFVNYNGRPRELPVHKENV; encoded by the coding sequence GTGAGTAAGATATTTTCGAAAACGACGATTGCTCTGTTACTCCTCATTTTTTTCTGGGGGGCGAGCTGGTCCGTCTATAAAATGGCGCTGCCATATACACCGCCTCTATTGTTTGCGGGAATGCGCGCGTTGATTGGCGGTTTATTGCTGGCTGCTTTTGTGTTTGCCAAAAGAAGTGAAATTCAGTGGAGGAGACACTGGAAAAAGTACGTCATTTCCGCCATATTTAATTCCATCCTCTTTTTCGGATTACAGACGGTCGGTCTTATCTATTTACCGGGGGGATTGTTCTCGGTGCTTGTCTATTTCCAGCCGGTGCTGCTTGGAATTTTCGCGTGGTTGTGGCTCGGGGAATATATGGCGCCTGTGAAGATTCTCGGATTGTTCGTCGGTTTCATCGGTATCATCATCGTCAGCCTTGATGGACTGCATGTGCACATCTCGGTTATCGGTGTTGTTCTCGGTCTGTTGACGGCACTCTGTTGGGCGCTAGGAACGGTGTATGTCAAGAAAGTGAGCCGGGAAATCAATGCATTTTGGATGGTCGCGATGCAAAGTATAATCGGTGGTTCTGTGTTGCTTGGAGTAGGTTCCATTACGGAAAGCTGGTCAGCCATTGAGTGGAATATCCCTGTTTTGGTGGGCATCGGATATGGCGCGACGTTCGGCATCCCGATTTCCTATGTGATCTATTACACTTTGGTCAATGCGGGCGAGGCGAGCAAGGTCGGTTCGTTCACCTTTCTCGTTCCGATTATTGCTGTTTTCATCGGCACGGTGTTCTTTGGAGAGCCGTTGACGTTTACGCTGCTCATTGGCTTGGCACTTGTCGGATTGAGCATTTATTTTGTGAATTATAATGGGAGGCCGAGAGAACTTCCCGTACATAAGGAGAACGTATGA
- a CDS encoding PadR family transcriptional regulator gives MRRRRGFVQTAVLHLLQEEAMHGYQIMKELEERSDGAYSASAGTIYPALQELLDQELIVLDTSSPKKIYSLSEAGEKRLADMNGDFGADHFWEHWNEKMKWRNSEEFTLLKTAIGNYEKELRKTMKKARGSEEDIRELIAFIDEMTERLQQLGKHKE, from the coding sequence ATGAGGAGACGGAGAGGGTTTGTCCAAACCGCGGTTTTACATTTGCTTCAGGAAGAAGCCATGCACGGCTATCAGATTATGAAAGAGTTGGAAGAACGATCGGATGGGGCGTATTCAGCGAGTGCCGGTACGATTTATCCCGCTTTGCAGGAGCTTTTGGATCAGGAGCTGATCGTATTGGATACAAGCTCGCCCAAGAAAATTTATTCGCTCAGTGAAGCCGGGGAGAAGCGGTTGGCTGATATGAATGGGGACTTCGGGGCCGATCATTTTTGGGAGCATTGGAATGAGAAGATGAAATGGAGGAATTCAGAGGAATTTACGCTTCTGAAAACGGCGATTGGCAACTATGAAAAAGAACTTCGGAAAACGATGAAGAAGGCACGCGGAAGCGAAGAAGATATACGTGAATTAATTGCTTTTATAGATGAAATGACCGAGCGGTTACAACAGCTCGGCAAACATAAAGAGTAG
- a CDS encoding ABC transporter ATP-binding protein, with amino-acid sequence MQAMKKLLKYMKPYQVFAVLGPLLMCIEVAMDLVQPTIMQKMIDVGIVNEDNGYVIKLGLFMLISAVIGLVGGAGSSVYAAKAAVNFASDIRGDVFQKTMRFSNQNTDSFGRGKLITIVSNDIATLQQAVIMTLRVFVRGPLLFIGSVVIVWMTARELFPVLLVSIPILIGCIYYFSSKSGKLFSHVQKAMDQVNTKLQEILAGIRVIKAFDRHGYEKDRFRDVNHSFMKWNMTAEQFVLTLMPIMMFVVNIGVIAGLWLGVIKVTEGTLQVGVILAFINYLNIMMNGLVSSSNVLMQIARSFPSAERIVQVLDTKIDIEEQEDLSGGRDITGEVEFQNVNFSYSKNGEYVLRNISFKAEAGQTIGIIGLTGSGKSTLVKLIPRLYDPDAGEILIDGVNVNDVPLEKLRTAIGFVPQKATLFSGSIGDNLRFGKEDASNDELEQATEAAAASEFIQRLENKFDHRLLQGATNLSGGQKQRLSMARAFLSNPKILILDDSTSAIDALSEMAVQQALKKHYSDKTVFIVSSKISSMIHADQILVMKDGMVEAVGTHEDLLTESALYHDIYMSQNGKGLEFV; translated from the coding sequence ATGCAGGCGATGAAAAAATTATTGAAGTATATGAAACCATACCAAGTTTTTGCCGTGTTAGGGCCGTTGCTCATGTGTATTGAAGTCGCGATGGATTTAGTTCAGCCAACGATTATGCAGAAGATGATCGATGTTGGTATCGTCAATGAAGATAACGGCTATGTCATCAAGCTTGGTTTATTCATGTTGATCAGCGCGGTTATAGGATTGGTCGGGGGAGCGGGAAGCTCCGTTTATGCGGCGAAAGCGGCTGTGAATTTTGCATCGGATATTCGAGGGGATGTCTTTCAAAAGACAATGCGATTTTCAAATCAAAATACGGATTCGTTTGGCAGAGGCAAGCTGATTACGATTGTTTCCAATGATATCGCGACATTGCAGCAGGCGGTTATTATGACGCTGCGCGTATTTGTGCGGGGGCCCTTATTGTTCATTGGTTCTGTTGTAATCGTATGGATGACAGCACGTGAATTATTCCCTGTCTTGCTCGTTTCGATTCCGATTCTGATTGGATGTATTTATTATTTTTCTTCAAAGTCCGGGAAGCTTTTTTCACATGTGCAAAAGGCCATGGACCAAGTGAATACAAAGCTTCAGGAAATTTTGGCCGGTATACGGGTCATTAAAGCATTTGACCGGCATGGTTATGAAAAGGACCGTTTTCGGGACGTCAATCATTCGTTCATGAAATGGAATATGACAGCTGAACAGTTTGTTTTAACGCTTATGCCGATTATGATGTTTGTTGTCAATATCGGAGTAATTGCGGGGCTCTGGCTGGGCGTAATAAAAGTTACAGAGGGAACGCTGCAAGTCGGTGTCATTTTAGCTTTTATCAACTACTTAAATATTATGATGAATGGGTTAGTCAGTAGCAGCAATGTGCTCATGCAAATTGCGCGTTCTTTCCCATCGGCTGAACGGATTGTTCAAGTATTGGATACGAAGATCGATATTGAAGAACAGGAGGATCTGAGCGGCGGACGGGACATAACGGGCGAAGTGGAATTTCAAAATGTCAACTTCAGCTATAGCAAAAATGGGGAGTATGTGTTGCGGAACATATCGTTTAAAGCGGAAGCTGGGCAGACAATCGGCATAATCGGTTTAACTGGCAGCGGAAAATCAACGCTTGTTAAACTGATACCCCGACTCTATGATCCGGATGCCGGAGAGATTTTGATCGACGGGGTGAATGTAAATGATGTACCGCTCGAAAAACTCCGGACCGCCATCGGTTTTGTTCCGCAAAAAGCGACGTTGTTTTCGGGGTCGATCGGGGATAACTTGCGTTTCGGAAAAGAAGACGCGTCGAATGATGAGTTGGAACAAGCGACAGAAGCCGCTGCCGCCTCCGAATTTATTCAACGTTTGGAAAACAAGTTCGACCATCGGCTTTTGCAAGGCGCCACTAATTTATCCGGCGGCCAAAAACAGCGTTTATCCATGGCTCGGGCTTTCCTTTCCAATCCGAAGATATTGATTCTGGATGATTCGACTTCTGCTATCGATGCTCTTTCCGAAATGGCGGTGCAGCAAGCATTGAAAAAGCATTACTCCGACAAGACTGTATTTATCGTTTCGTCGAAAATCTCCTCCATGATTCATGCCGACCAAATCCTTGTCATGAAAGACGGCATGGTGGAAGCGGTTGGGACGCATGAGGATTTATTAACGGAAAGCGCTTTATATCACGATATTTATATGTCGCAAAACGGAAAGGGGCTGGAATTCGTATGA
- a CDS encoding IclR family transcriptional regulator — translation MNNKNKTVVRSMEILNLFIDHAELTFQEIIEISGIPKTSVYRMLQSLEEMGLLEKGADTKYRLGLLFLKFGHLVLARLDIRKIAYPIMEELHKEVKEAINLIVREGEEAIYIEKIDMYQKVRLYTAIGRRSPLYAGACSRVILSHLPEDEIASYLEQVELKPFALGTITDKSVLAESIRLARSEGYTVSHSELENHTSAIAAPIFNHKKEVIAGISIAGIEANYQNAQVEILRDKVIEAAKEISERLGYEERNMNGI, via the coding sequence ATGAACAATAAAAACAAAACGGTAGTCCGTTCGATGGAGATTTTGAATTTATTCATCGATCATGCGGAGTTGACTTTCCAGGAAATCATTGAAATCTCGGGCATTCCGAAAACGTCCGTGTACCGCATGTTGCAGTCGTTAGAGGAGATGGGCCTGTTGGAAAAAGGAGCCGATACGAAATATCGGCTCGGGTTGCTGTTCTTGAAGTTCGGCCATTTGGTGTTGGCGCGTCTGGATATCCGGAAAATTGCATATCCCATCATGGAAGAGCTCCATAAAGAGGTGAAGGAGGCCATCAACCTCATCGTGCGGGAAGGGGAAGAGGCGATTTATATCGAGAAGATTGATATGTACCAAAAAGTCCGGCTCTATACGGCAATCGGCCGGCGGAGCCCGCTGTATGCGGGAGCGTGTTCCCGTGTCATCCTGTCCCACTTGCCGGAGGACGAAATCGCCTCGTATTTGGAGCAGGTGGAGTTGAAACCGTTTGCATTGGGCACGATCACCGATAAGAGTGTGTTAGCGGAGTCGATTCGCCTAGCGAGGAGCGAAGGGTATACGGTTAGCCATTCGGAGCTCGAGAATCATACATCGGCCATCGCTGCACCGATTTTCAACCACAAAAAGGAGGTCATTGCGGGCATCAGCATCGCCGGCATCGAAGCAAATTATCAAAATGCCCAAGTTGAAATTCTGCGGGATAAAGTGATCGAGGCGGCAAAGGAGATTTCAGAACGGTTGGGGTATGAGGAACGAAATATGAATGGGATTTAA